One region of Chryseobacterium sp. C-71 genomic DNA includes:
- a CDS encoding HRDC domain-containing protein: MMQIKVLKVRIADEFLLQDQKMIDDFLNNHEIIKVETAFVHDESFWSVVLYFNEYKDVVTKNIVKDSKTAKYSAEDEMLSPDEIVILDALKIWRSEKAREQNLPSYFIATNKELISVAKYKPAKKEELLDIKGFGKHKIENYGEEILEILESV, from the coding sequence ATGATGCAAATAAAAGTTTTAAAAGTAAGAATTGCTGATGAATTCTTGCTTCAGGATCAAAAAATGATTGATGATTTTCTGAACAATCACGAGATCATAAAAGTGGAAACGGCTTTTGTTCATGATGAAAGTTTCTGGTCTGTTGTTTTATATTTTAACGAATATAAAGATGTAGTAACCAAAAATATTGTTAAAGATTCAAAAACGGCAAAATATTCTGCTGAAGACGAAATGCTGAGTCCGGATGAAATAGTAATCTTAGATGCCCTGAAAATCTGGCGCTCTGAAAAAGCAAGAGAACAGAACCTTCCTTCTTATTTTATAGCCACCAACAAAGAACTCATTTCTGTAGCAAAATACAAGCCTGCTAAAAAAGAGGAACTGCTTGATATCAAAGGTTTCGGAAAGCATAAAATCGAAAACTATGGCGAAGAGATTTTGGAAATTCTGGAAAGTGTCTAA
- a CDS encoding single-stranded DNA-binding protein: protein MSLRNKVTLIGHTGKEVEMMSFDNGTLRATVSLATNDHYTNAKGEKVEETQWHSLVAFGKTAEIFQKYVPKGKEIAVEGKINYRSYDDKDGVKRYITEIRVDELLLLSGK, encoded by the coding sequence ATGTCACTAAGAAACAAAGTAACCCTAATTGGTCACACAGGAAAAGAAGTAGAAATGATGTCTTTCGACAACGGAACTCTTAGAGCTACCGTATCATTGGCAACCAACGATCATTACACCAACGCAAAAGGGGAGAAAGTAGAGGAAACACAATGGCACAGTTTGGTAGCTTTCGGGAAGACCGCCGAGATATTTCAAAAATATGTTCCGAAAGGAAAAGAAATCGCCGTTGAAGGAAAGATCAACTACAGATCGTATGATGATAAAGACGGCGTGAAAAGATATATTACCGAGATCAGAGTAGATGAACTTTTACTTTTAAGCGGAAAATAA
- the pnuC gene encoding nicotinamide riboside transporter PnuC produces the protein MMQEILLKTTWPEWLGVFFSIFQVLLARKNNSNNYLFGIAGISLSLYVMFFAKLYAEFTLNLYYLMMSIYGWLYWKFGKQQSETVISETTNQEKLITAGIVFGTFSLFWFFLTHYTDSDVPIWDSLVSAFAWAGMWLMARRKIENWILLNVSNIIAIPLLIHKDLYLYAILTAFLFIVAISGYLEWRKIIKKRENAFA, from the coding sequence TTGATGCAGGAAATTTTACTAAAGACAACCTGGCCGGAATGGCTTGGGGTCTTCTTTTCAATTTTTCAGGTTTTATTGGCCCGAAAAAACAATTCAAACAATTATCTTTTTGGTATTGCCGGAATTTCACTTTCGCTGTATGTAATGTTTTTCGCAAAACTCTATGCGGAATTTACCTTAAATCTTTACTATCTGATGATGAGCATTTACGGCTGGTTGTACTGGAAATTCGGAAAGCAACAATCTGAAACAGTGATTTCAGAAACAACCAATCAGGAAAAACTAATCACCGCTGGAATTGTGTTTGGAACTTTCAGTTTGTTCTGGTTTTTTCTTACGCATTACACCGATTCCGACGTTCCGATTTGGGATTCATTGGTCAGTGCTTTTGCATGGGCAGGAATGTGGCTGATGGCGAGAAGAAAAATCGAAAACTGGATTTTGCTCAATGTCAGCAATATCATCGCAATTCCGTTGTTGATTCACAAAGATTTGTATTTGTATGCGATTTTGACGGCTTTCTTATTCATTGTTGCTATTTCAGGATATTTAGAGTGGCGAAAAATTATTAAAAAAAGAGAAAATGCTTTCGCATAA
- a CDS encoding HPP family protein: MKKTLRRTYRVSKYVIYKETLVDYKEHFWSFLGAFFGIGIIAFLQSQYLLEQENVFLIGSFGASSVLIYGAIQSPLAQPRNLVGGHVISALVGVTVYQFVPNILWLSAPLAVAFSIVLMQYTKTLHPPGGATALIAVTSPGKIADLGYWYVLSPVLSGCIILLLVALFFNNITKNRSYPTSTKWKRLLHKKHKHPLKN, translated from the coding sequence GTGAAGAAGACGCTCAGAAGAACCTACCGTGTATCAAAATATGTAATCTATAAAGAAACTCTCGTTGATTATAAAGAACATTTTTGGTCATTTCTCGGCGCATTTTTCGGAATCGGAATTATCGCTTTTCTGCAGTCACAGTATTTATTGGAACAGGAAAATGTTTTCTTAATTGGTTCGTTCGGCGCATCAAGTGTATTGATTTACGGAGCTATTCAAAGTCCGTTGGCACAACCGAGAAATCTTGTCGGCGGTCATGTGATTTCAGCATTGGTAGGTGTCACTGTTTATCAGTTTGTTCCTAATATCTTATGGCTTTCTGCACCTTTGGCAGTGGCATTTTCAATTGTTTTGATGCAGTACACCAAAACGCTTCATCCGCCAGGCGGAGCAACAGCTTTGATTGCCGTGACTTCTCCCGGGAAAATTGCAGATTTAGGATATTGGTACGTACTTTCTCCAGTTTTGTCGGGTTGTATTATTTTGCTTTTAGTTGCTTTATTTTTTAATAATATTACTAAAAACAGAAGCTATCCGACGAGTACGAAATGGAAAAGACTTTTACATAAAAAACACAAACACCCATTGAAAAATTAA
- a CDS encoding TIGR01777 family oxidoreductase has translation MKEVVLITGAGGSVAKVLAKKLENEYTVRFLTRTKKHENDFEWNIKNGTIDEKAFENISHVIHLAGANISEKRWTDERKKEIISSRVDSAQLILKTLQKKNIQLKSFISASAVGIYGAITSEKIFKEEDEKGNDFLSEVVILWEKAADEFLEKGVAERVVKVRIAIVLSEKEGALKKMAAPVKLGIGSPIGTGRQYIPWIHIDDLSSVFEYAVKNENIKGAYNASAPQHTDNENLTKEIAEVLDKPLFMPNIPGFVMKLMFGELSVALLEGSRTSSEKLQNSGFQFKFPNLKNALEDLFRKN, from the coding sequence ATGAAAGAAGTCGTATTAATTACCGGAGCCGGCGGATCTGTCGCAAAAGTTTTAGCTAAAAAACTTGAAAATGAATACACTGTTCGGTTTTTAACCCGAACCAAAAAGCATGAAAATGACTTTGAGTGGAATATTAAAAACGGAACGATCGACGAAAAAGCCTTTGAAAACATCAGTCACGTTATCCATTTAGCAGGAGCCAATATTTCAGAAAAAAGATGGACTGATGAGCGTAAGAAAGAAATTATTTCCAGCCGTGTAGACTCTGCACAACTGATTTTAAAAACTTTACAAAAGAAAAACATTCAACTGAAATCTTTCATTTCAGCATCTGCCGTTGGTATTTACGGAGCGATTACTTCTGAGAAAATTTTTAAGGAAGAAGACGAAAAAGGAAATGATTTCCTTAGTGAAGTCGTTATTCTTTGGGAAAAAGCTGCGGACGAGTTTTTAGAAAAAGGTGTTGCCGAAAGAGTGGTAAAAGTTCGAATCGCCATCGTTCTTTCTGAAAAGGAGGGTGCTTTGAAAAAAATGGCTGCTCCGGTAAAACTTGGTATCGGGTCGCCGATCGGAACAGGAAGACAGTACATTCCGTGGATTCATATCGATGATCTTTCTTCCGTTTTTGAATACGCCGTGAAAAACGAAAATATAAAAGGTGCTTACAATGCATCAGCACCACAACATACTGATAATGAAAATTTAACAAAAGAAATTGCGGAAGTTTTAGACAAACCCCTATTTATGCCTAATATTCCGGGATTTGTGATGAAGCTAATGTTTGGCGAACTGTCTGTTGCACTGCTTGAAGGCTCAAGAACATCTTCGGAAAAGCTTCAGAATTCAGGTTTTCAATTTAAATTTCCGAACCTGAAAAATGCTTTGGAGGATCTATTCAGGAAAAATTAA
- the nudK gene encoding GDP-mannose pyrophosphatase NudK, translated as MQNTNVHIEKTEILSDNWYTLKKITFNILKKDGTTETQSREAYDRGNGAVILLYNTSTKNVILTKQFRMPTYINGNTDGMLIEACAGLLDNDHPEDCIKRETEEETGYKISKVEKVFEAYMSPGSVTEILHFFIAEYSSDMKITNGGGLEEEGEDIEVLEIDIEKALQMIDSGEIKDAKTIMLLQHVRLKNLV; from the coding sequence ATGCAAAATACAAACGTTCATATTGAAAAGACTGAAATTCTTTCAGATAACTGGTACACTTTAAAAAAAATCACATTCAATATTCTAAAAAAAGACGGAACCACCGAAACCCAAAGCAGAGAAGCCTATGACAGAGGAAATGGAGCAGTCATTTTATTGTACAACACAAGTACAAAAAATGTAATTTTGACCAAGCAATTTCGCATGCCAACCTACATCAACGGAAATACTGACGGAATGTTGATTGAAGCTTGTGCAGGTTTATTGGATAATGACCATCCCGAAGATTGTATCAAAAGGGAAACTGAAGAAGAAACCGGCTACAAAATATCAAAAGTAGAAAAAGTTTTTGAAGCGTATATGTCACCCGGATCTGTCACAGAAATTCTGCATTTTTTCATCGCGGAATATTCAAGTGATATGAAAATTACAAACGGCGGCGGTCTTGAAGAAGAAGGTGAAGACATCGAAGTTTTGGAAATTGATATTGAAAAAGCACTTCAAATGATTGACTCTGGAGAGATAAAAGATGCCAAAACCATCATGCTGCTTCAGCATGTAAGGCTTAAAAATTTAGTATAG
- a CDS encoding zinc-binding dehydrogenase yields the protein MISISGPPTPVFAEESNLPWYVKFATKFLSSKVRKIAKKQNVNYSFLFMKADGKQLTEITKLIEAEKIKPVIDKVFPFENTNEAIKYVESGRAKGKVVIKMK from the coding sequence ATTATTTCAATTTCCGGTCCGCCAACTCCGGTATTTGCAGAAGAATCTAATCTGCCTTGGTATGTGAAATTCGCTACAAAATTCTTGAGCAGTAAAGTCAGAAAAATAGCAAAGAAACAAAATGTCAATTACTCATTTCTTTTCATGAAAGCGGACGGAAAACAGTTGACAGAAATTACAAAACTCATAGAAGCTGAAAAAATAAAACCTGTCATCGACAAAGTATTTCCATTCGAAAACACCAATGAAGCCATAAAATATGTTGAAAGTGGTCGTGCAAAAGGAAAAGTAGTGATTAAGATGAAATAA
- a CDS encoding NADP-dependent oxidoreductase, with product MKAFSISRYKKESDLKLLNIPEPIVKEDEVLIEIHAASVNLLDSKIKSGEFKLILPYKMPLVLGHDVAGVIIKVGSRVNNFKVGDEIYSRASDFHIGTFAEFISINEKDVALKPKNLTMEEAASIPLVGLTAWQALVEKYNLQKGQKVFIQAGSGGVGTFAIQLAKYLGATVATTASEKSFDLLKNLGADVLIDYKTQNFEDLLIDYDFVLNS from the coding sequence ATGAAAGCATTTAGTATTAGCCGTTACAAAAAGGAAAGCGACTTGAAATTGTTGAACATACCCGAACCGATTGTAAAAGAAGATGAGGTTTTAATTGAAATTCATGCAGCAAGTGTCAATCTTTTAGACTCAAAAATAAAAAGCGGTGAATTCAAATTAATTTTACCTTATAAAATGCCGTTGGTTTTAGGTCACGATGTTGCCGGAGTCATTATAAAAGTTGGTTCAAGAGTAAACAACTTCAAAGTGGGTGATGAAATTTACTCAAGAGCATCAGATTTTCACATCGGAACTTTTGCAGAATTTATTTCCATCAACGAAAAAGATGTTGCTTTAAAACCAAAAAACCTTACGATGGAAGAGGCTGCCTCAATTCCTTTGGTTGGTCTGACGGCTTGGCAAGCTTTGGTTGAAAAGTATAATCTTCAAAAAGGTCAGAAAGTTTTTATTCAGGCAGGATCGGGTGGAGTAGGAACTTTCGCTATTCAGTTGGCAAAATATCTTGGTGCGACGGTGGCAACTACAGCGAGTGAAAAAAGTTTTGATCTCTTGAAAAATTTGGGTGCAGATGTCCTGATCGATTATAAAACTCAGAATTTTGAAGACCTATTGATTGATTATGATTTTGTATTGAACAGTTAG
- a CDS encoding SDR family oxidoreductase has translation MELKGKTILITGGVSGIGLEAAKQFLEIGAKVIITGRNQERLDAAKKQLPNVTAIKSDVSVEEDLKSLFNTVSQLGGIDILYNNAAVLTSPLNLGVANDNHIANAAYEMEVNYFGVIRINNIFMEMLKSKKDAAIINTTSILSMVPSLIEATYSSSKVALAFYTISLREHLKIVGSSLKIFELIPPLVATEMTAERNDKKISTEQMVKGLIKGLQKNQDTIRVGDAKLVDIIRRFFPKTAFGLVNPKKANQILK, from the coding sequence ATGGAATTAAAAGGAAAAACAATTTTAATCACTGGCGGAGTTTCCGGAATTGGTCTCGAAGCTGCGAAACAGTTTTTAGAAATCGGAGCTAAAGTCATTATCACAGGACGAAATCAGGAAAGACTGGATGCCGCAAAAAAGCAACTTCCCAATGTGACTGCCATAAAAAGTGATGTTTCTGTCGAAGAAGATTTGAAATCACTTTTCAATACAGTTTCGCAATTGGGTGGAATTGATATTCTTTATAACAATGCCGCTGTATTGACCTCTCCGTTGAATTTAGGTGTTGCCAATGACAATCATATTGCAAATGCAGCTTATGAAATGGAAGTCAATTATTTTGGAGTCATTAGAATAAATAATATCTTTATGGAAATGCTGAAATCGAAAAAAGATGCTGCCATTATCAACACAACCTCTATCCTAAGTATGGTTCCTTCTTTAATTGAAGCGACCTATTCATCGTCAAAAGTTGCACTCGCTTTTTATACGATTTCGCTGCGTGAACATTTGAAAATTGTGGGAAGTAGCTTAAAGATTTTTGAACTGATCCCACCACTTGTCGCTACAGAAATGACAGCTGAAAGGAATGATAAGAAAATATCTACAGAACAAATGGTAAAAGGTCTGATCAAAGGCTTACAAAAAAACCAAGATACCATCCGAGTAGGAGATGCAAAACTCGTTGACATCATCAGAAGATTTTTTCCTAAAACGGCTTTTGGATTGGTGAATCCGAAGAAAGCAAATCAAATTTTAAAATAA
- a CDS encoding SDR family oxidoreductase → MKTTGNTVFISGGSAGIGLAIAKKLNAEGNKIIINGRNEERLQNALQQLENAVAIQGNLSIEADRLRIAEELKTNHPEVNIIINNAGAAFAYLLNETQNAHEKAAIEMNTNYFSIIHFTELLLPHLVQKTEAAVVNVSSIAVFRSHKMLPTYSASKAALHGYTEALRQTYEEQENVQIYELYPPLVNTEFSAEIGGANGIPPSEVADELFLALAKNQYDVPVGDSKQFFAKELA, encoded by the coding sequence ATGAAAACAACAGGTAATACAGTATTCATCAGCGGCGGAAGTGCCGGAATTGGTTTAGCCATCGCAAAAAAACTGAATGCAGAAGGCAACAAAATAATCATCAACGGAAGAAATGAAGAACGTCTTCAGAATGCTTTGCAACAATTAGAAAACGCTGTAGCAATTCAGGGCAATCTTTCTATTGAGGCAGACAGATTAAGAATCGCAGAAGAACTGAAAACAAATCATCCGGAAGTCAATATCATCATCAATAATGCAGGTGCAGCATTTGCCTATTTACTGAATGAAACTCAAAACGCACACGAAAAAGCAGCGATTGAAATGAACACCAATTATTTCAGCATCATCCATTTTACAGAGCTTTTGCTTCCTCATTTAGTTCAGAAAACAGAAGCTGCGGTAGTCAACGTTTCGTCAATTGCCGTATTTAGAAGCCATAAAATGCTGCCGACTTACAGTGCATCTAAAGCAGCTTTACACGGCTACACAGAAGCATTAAGACAAACTTACGAAGAGCAGGAAAATGTTCAGATTTACGAGTTATATCCACCATTGGTAAATACAGAATTCTCTGCAGAAATCGGTGGAGCCAACGGAATTCCGCCTTCTGAAGTTGCTGACGAATTATTTTTGGCACTTGCAAAAAATCAATATGATGTTCCGGTAGGAGATTCAAAGCAGTTTTTTGCAAAAGAATTAGCTTAA
- a CDS encoding alkene reductase: protein MENILFDAYKSKNLDLKNRIVMAPMTRSRSDNQENKATELTAKYYQQRATAGLIITEGTFISPEAVGVINVPAIYNAAQIEGWKITTKAVHKEGSKIFAQLWHTGAYSHPDLHNGRKPLAPSNVNPQQQVFTATGFQTSEEPQPMTNEDVKQTVNDFKQAALNAFEAGFDGVELHGANGYLLQQFFSKNSNLRTDEYGGSVENRARILFEILDAIKEVADLTKVAVRLNPSLNGIMGILVDDETIELYNHIVNRLNDYDLAYLHLIEPFTDVSGNSNAVQEVAKHFRKIYNGTIIINRGFNKETATKVLQDGDADLVSFGTPFIANPDLVERFKTDASLNQPDQATFYTPGEKGYIDYPTLKN from the coding sequence ATGGAAAACATTCTTTTTGATGCTTACAAGAGCAAAAACTTAGATTTGAAAAACCGTATCGTGATGGCTCCAATGACCAGAAGCCGTTCAGATAATCAGGAAAATAAAGCGACCGAACTTACAGCAAAGTACTACCAACAGAGAGCTACCGCAGGTTTGATTATCACAGAAGGTACTTTCATCAGTCCCGAAGCGGTTGGTGTAATCAATGTTCCCGCAATTTATAATGCAGCACAAATCGAAGGCTGGAAAATTACCACAAAAGCGGTTCACAAAGAAGGCAGCAAAATTTTTGCCCAACTTTGGCACACAGGTGCATATTCTCATCCCGATTTGCACAACGGTAGAAAACCTTTGGCTCCGTCAAACGTCAATCCACAACAGCAAGTTTTTACAGCTACAGGTTTTCAGACAAGTGAAGAACCTCAACCGATGACTAACGAAGATGTAAAACAGACAGTTAATGATTTCAAACAGGCTGCACTCAATGCTTTTGAAGCTGGTTTTGATGGAGTAGAGCTTCACGGTGCAAACGGTTATCTGCTTCAACAGTTTTTTAGCAAAAATTCCAATCTCCGCACTGATGAATATGGTGGTTCGGTAGAAAACAGAGCGAGAATTCTTTTCGAAATTCTGGATGCTATCAAAGAAGTTGCAGATTTAACCAAAGTTGCAGTTCGCTTAAACCCATCTCTCAACGGAATTATGGGGATTTTAGTAGATGATGAAACCATTGAACTCTATAATCACATCGTCAACCGTCTGAACGATTACGATTTAGCATATTTACATTTGATAGAGCCTTTTACAGACGTTTCGGGTAATTCAAATGCTGTTCAGGAAGTCGCAAAGCATTTCCGCAAAATCTACAACGGTACTATCATTATCAACAGAGGCTTCAACAAAGAAACTGCCACAAAAGTTTTACAGGATGGCGACGCAGATTTGGTTTCTTTCGGAACTCCTTTCATTGCCAATCCCGATCTGGTAGAGCGTTTCAAGACCGATGCGTCACTCAATCAGCCGGATCAGGCAACTTTTTACACGCCCGGCGAAAAAGGCTACATCGATTATCCGACTTTGAAGAACTAA
- a CDS encoding helix-turn-helix domain-containing protein, translated as MSSSKKRSNCPISSSLDVWGDKWSLLIVRDLMFKKQSTYGEFLKSDEKIATNILASRLLMLEENGIISKQDHPDSKAKVLYKLTEKGINLLPLLIEINLWAEKYSEIPESQKRILNEVKKDKAGFIEEKIGELKREV; from the coding sequence ATGTCGAGTTCAAAAAAGAGATCAAATTGCCCTATCAGCAGCTCATTAGACGTATGGGGGGACAAATGGTCATTGCTGATTGTGAGAGATTTGATGTTTAAAAAACAAAGTACTTACGGAGAATTTCTAAAATCTGACGAGAAAATTGCGACCAATATTTTGGCTTCGCGTCTTTTGATGCTAGAAGAAAATGGCATTATCAGCAAACAAGATCATCCTGATAGTAAAGCTAAAGTCTTATATAAACTCACAGAAAAAGGGATTAATCTTCTTCCGTTGCTTATCGAAATTAATCTGTGGGCAGAAAAATATTCTGAAATCCCTGAGAGTCAGAAGAGGATTTTGAATGAGGTAAAAAAGGACAAAGCGGGGTTTATTGAGGAGAAAATTGGAGAGTTGAAGAGGGAGGTTTAG
- a CDS encoding DUF4433 domain-containing protein: protein MANLNKLYLYRMTHIENIPHILQYGITHKNSNNCNINYIPIGDNSIISTRNHFQLNSGKTIGDYIPFYFATRTPMLYVIQKGFNGVLPTKPEEIIYCVTAVQQILNSDLNFIFTDGHANNHLTSEFSKNQIGNVETILDFNAISSRDWIDENDLDKKRKKEAEFLLETDLPLNNILGYICFNKDAQEKLISFGIETNKIVIKPQHYF from the coding sequence ATGGCAAACTTAAATAAATTGTATCTATATCGAATGACCCATATTGAAAATATTCCACATATACTTCAATACGGAATTACACATAAAAATTCTAATAATTGTAATATAAATTATATTCCGATTGGTGATAACTCAATTATTTCAACAAGAAATCATTTTCAACTAAATTCAGGTAAGACGATTGGAGATTACATTCCGTTCTATTTTGCAACAAGAACACCGATGCTGTATGTCATTCAGAAAGGATTTAATGGTGTTTTACCAACAAAGCCTGAAGAAATAATTTATTGTGTAACGGCTGTACAACAAATTCTAAATTCTGATTTAAATTTTATCTTTACTGATGGACATGCAAATAATCATCTTACATCCGAATTTTCTAAAAATCAAATAGGTAACGTTGAGACTATTTTAGATTTTAACGCAATAAGTTCTAGAGATTGGATTGATGAAAACGATTTAGATAAGAAAAGAAAAAAAGAAGCTGAATTTTTATTGGAGACTGATTTGCCGCTGAATAATATTTTAGGCTATATTTGTTTTAATAAAGACGCTCAAGAAAAATTAATATCTTTTGGGATTGAAACAAACAAAATTGTAATCAAACCTCAACATTACTTTTGA
- a CDS encoding macro domain-containing protein, with the protein MIQYKIGNLLDSEADALVNTVNTDGVMGKGIALQFKNQFPNNYKQYVKACKDNEIGIGKLFVFEEQTLLKGKKIIINFPTKTSWRKPSEYAYIKEGLIDLVKIIKEKKINSIAIPPLGAGNGGLNWNIVKEILQTYLQNIDCDIQIFEPNTKIIEVLKKERTSLTPARAMLLYVLFDLVKNGEFLSEFSAEKVAYFLQKFGAKNVFKLEYKQNFYGPYSGKVKHVLYHLNGSYITGYSSKDKKPFEELGLILDTEKDVLEYLNQDENLAYKKIADSTKIFLSGFYSNFALELLSTVDYIKETENVNNVDAIIHKMEQWNSRKITLFATKPNFIKIALKNINNAVFA; encoded by the coding sequence ATGATACAGTATAAAATAGGAAATTTATTGGATAGTGAGGCAGATGCATTAGTAAATACTGTTAATACCGATGGTGTTATGGGAAAGGGTATAGCATTACAATTTAAAAATCAATTCCCAAACAATTATAAACAATATGTTAAGGCTTGTAAAGATAATGAAATCGGAATTGGTAAGCTTTTCGTTTTTGAAGAGCAAACACTTTTAAAAGGTAAGAAGATTATAATTAATTTCCCTACTAAAACCAGTTGGAGAAAACCTTCAGAATATGCATATATTAAGGAGGGATTAATTGATTTGGTAAAGATTATAAAAGAAAAGAAAATAAATTCTATAGCTATTCCACCTTTGGGAGCTGGAAACGGTGGCCTAAATTGGAATATTGTAAAAGAAATTCTCCAAACTTATTTACAAAATATTGATTGCGATATCCAAATATTTGAGCCAAATACAAAAATTATTGAAGTTTTAAAAAAAGAAAGAACCTCTCTAACTCCAGCTCGCGCAATGCTTTTATATGTTCTGTTTGATTTGGTAAAAAACGGTGAATTTTTATCTGAATTTTCAGCAGAAAAAGTTGCTTATTTTTTACAAAAATTTGGAGCAAAAAATGTTTTTAAATTAGAATATAAACAAAATTTCTACGGTCCATATTCAGGTAAGGTAAAACATGTTCTATATCATCTTAATGGAAGTTATATTACAGGTTATAGTTCCAAAGATAAAAAACCCTTTGAAGAATTAGGATTAATATTAGATACAGAAAAAGATGTTCTTGAATATCTTAATCAAGATGAAAATTTGGCATATAAAAAAATTGCGGATAGCACAAAAATATTTTTATCTGGATTCTATTCCAATTTCGCACTTGAATTGTTATCTACTGTTGATTATATCAAAGAAACAGAAAATGTAAATAATGTTGATGCAATTATTCATAAAATGGAACAATGGAATAGTAGAAAAATTACTTTATTTGCAACAAAACCTAATTTTATTAAGATTGCTTTGAAAAATATTAATAATGCAGTTTTTGCTTAA
- a CDS encoding KTSC domain-containing protein, whose translation MKKIGDYRKLLEVDNTATLKDLKTIYRNVMKDTHPDKFVNNEEGKLEAEEKSKSVIEAYHFLVSINPETQEKYKEEYTETITTSIITDFYLEKSILKVQHLNGKMFEYIGVPRNTYIKMVNADSPSRFARRHIYGNFIYRKSGEVMAD comes from the coding sequence ATGAAAAAAATAGGTGATTACAGAAAACTTCTTGAGGTAGACAATACTGCTACTTTAAAAGATTTAAAAACAATTTACAGAAATGTGATGAAAGATACGCATCCTGATAAATTTGTGAATAATGAAGAAGGGAAACTGGAAGCGGAAGAAAAAAGCAAATCTGTGATTGAAGCCTATCACTTTTTGGTAAGCATCAACCCTGAAACGCAGGAAAAATATAAAGAAGAATACACGGAAACGATTACTACTTCTATCATCACTGATTTTTATTTGGAAAAATCAATTCTGAAAGTTCAGCATTTGAACGGTAAAATGTTCGAATACATCGGAGTTCCAAGAAATACCTATATCAAAATGGTGAATGCGGATTCTCCAAGTCGTTTTGCAAGAAGACATATCTATGGAAATTTTATCTACAGAAAGTCTGGTGAAGTAATGGCAGATTAA